The genomic segment GCCGGTTTTCTCCGCCAGGTACAGGAGGATCGCCCCGGACTCGAACAGCGACAACGGTGCGCCGCCATCGGCTGGCTCATGATCGACGATGGCCGGGATTTTGTTGTTCGGCGAGATCTTCAGGAATTCAGGCTTGAACTGATCGTTCTGGCTGATATTGATCGGGTGGACGTCGTACTTGAGCCCCGCCTCCTCAAGGAATATCGAGATTTTGTGGCCGTTGGGGGTGGTCCAGTAATACAGGTCGATCATGGAGTGCTCCAGAAAATAGACGTCGTCAGAATACGGACAGCAACCGCTCGCATTAGGTCGTCCTGTTTGCACGGGATGGCTTGCCTATAGGAAGAGGTAATGCTCAAGTGCGTGAAATTCAATGACCCGACGTGAGAAATACCGGCATGGAGCTCAAAAACAACGCGGCGTTGATCATCATCGATCAACAGAAAGGCATCCTGCACCCCAGGCTGGGCCGGCGAAACAACCCGCAGGCTGAGGAACGGATGCTGGAATTATTAAGCCATTGGCGCTTGACCGGGCGCCCGGTGATTCACGTCCAGCATCTGTCTCACTCGCCGGACTCGGTGTTCTGGCCAGAGCAGTCGGGCGTTGAATTTCAGCAACGCTTTGCGCCGCAGGCTGGCGAGCAGCATGTTCAGAAGCGCGTGCCGGATGCGTTTTGTGCAACGGGGCTGGAGGCGGGGTTGCGCGAGGCGGGGATTGATCAGTTGATCATCGTTGGCGTGGCGACCCATAACTCGGTCGAGTCCACGGCACGCACGGCCGGTAATCTGGGGTTTGCGGCGTGGGTGGCGGAGGATGCGTGCTTTACCTTCGACAAGGCTGATTATTTTGGCGGGGCGCATTCAGCCGAAGCGGTGCATGCGATGTCGTTGGGGAATTTGCACGGGGAATATGCGACGGTCACCAGCACTGCGCAGATTCTGGCAGACAGCTGAGATACCTGTGGGATCTGCGGTGTACACAAAGACTGTGCATGCGCCGTTCAAATGTGGGAGCGAGCTTGCTCGCGATAGCGGCGTCACTGCCATATGAATGTTGAATGTGCCGCCGTC from the Pseudomonas sp. N3-W genome contains:
- a CDS encoding cysteine hydrolase family protein, encoding MELKNNAALIIIDQQKGILHPRLGRRNNPQAEERMLELLSHWRLTGRPVIHVQHLSHSPDSVFWPEQSGVEFQQRFAPQAGEQHVQKRVPDAFCATGLEAGLREAGIDQLIIVGVATHNSVESTARTAGNLGFAAWVAEDACFTFDKADYFGGAHSAEAVHAMSLGNLHGEYATVTSTAQILADS